One genomic region from Streptomyces sp. NBC_01304 encodes:
- a CDS encoding NUDIX domain-containing protein yields the protein MSLTPATPSAHHKHSHCSTCGAPYGDATGWPRTCQACGDVAYRNPLPVAVALLPVAYGTGKDVSGADGTGADSPGTAEGVGLVVITRTIAPARGAVALPGGFVDHREDWRRAVVRELHEETGIEAAMGDVRLADALSSPDGHLLLFGLLPPRTAGELPPPTPTAETDGWHVLRAPGQLGFPLHTIAVRQWFAGRYANVAR from the coding sequence GTGTCCTTGACGCCTGCGACGCCCTCTGCGCACCACAAGCACTCCCACTGCTCGACCTGCGGCGCGCCCTACGGGGACGCGACCGGCTGGCCCCGCACCTGCCAGGCCTGCGGCGACGTGGCCTACCGCAACCCCCTGCCGGTGGCCGTCGCGCTGCTGCCCGTCGCGTACGGCACCGGAAAGGACGTCTCCGGGGCGGATGGCACCGGAGCGGACAGCCCCGGCACGGCGGAGGGCGTCGGCCTGGTCGTCATCACCCGAACCATCGCCCCCGCCCGCGGCGCCGTCGCCCTGCCCGGCGGGTTCGTCGACCACCGTGAGGACTGGCGCCGCGCGGTCGTCCGCGAACTGCACGAGGAGACCGGCATCGAGGCCGCCATGGGCGACGTCCGCCTCGCCGACGCCCTCAGCTCGCCCGACGGCCACCTGCTCCTCTTCGGCCTCCTCCCACCGCGCACGGCGGGGGAGTTGCCCCCGCCCACGCCGACCGCCGAGACCGACGGCTGGCACGTCCTGCGCGCGCCCGGGCAGCTCGGCTTCCCCCTGCACACGATCGCCGTACGTCAGTGGTTCGCAGGCCGGTACGCGAACGTCGCGCGCTGA
- a CDS encoding M15 family metallopeptidase: protein MRRLTAALRTLAVTAATLLAVGVAPAPAAQAKPEPKAPKEFVALRDVDPTIIQEMRYTTVHNFVGETVDGYRKPMCILTEPAAKALRGAQRKLLRKGYSLKVYDCYRPQRAVDHFVRWAEDLQDERMKQEFYPLVDKSRLFEDGYIAAKSGHSRGSTVDLTVVKLPAAPTRPYVPGEPLVPCYAPQSERFPDNSLDMGTGFDCFDTLSHTDDPRIGGVQRANRDLLRNALTEVGFVNLPEEWWHFTHKPELFPDTFFDFPVARRSLTGK from the coding sequence ATGAGACGACTCACCGCCGCACTGCGGACCCTCGCCGTCACGGCCGCCACCCTGCTCGCCGTCGGTGTCGCGCCCGCGCCTGCCGCCCAGGCGAAGCCGGAGCCCAAAGCGCCCAAGGAGTTCGTGGCGCTCAGGGATGTGGACCCGACGATCATCCAGGAGATGCGCTACACCACGGTGCACAACTTCGTGGGCGAGACCGTCGACGGCTACCGCAAGCCGATGTGCATCCTGACCGAGCCGGCCGCGAAGGCCCTGCGCGGTGCGCAGCGCAAGCTGCTGCGGAAGGGCTATTCGCTGAAGGTGTACGACTGTTACCGGCCGCAGCGGGCCGTCGATCACTTCGTGCGCTGGGCGGAGGATCTCCAGGACGAGCGGATGAAGCAGGAGTTCTATCCCCTTGTCGACAAGTCCAGGTTGTTCGAGGACGGTTACATCGCCGCGAAGTCCGGGCACAGCCGTGGTTCGACCGTCGATCTGACCGTGGTAAAGCTGCCGGCGGCGCCCACGCGGCCGTACGTGCCGGGTGAGCCCCTGGTCCCCTGCTACGCGCCGCAGAGCGAGCGGTTCCCGGACAACTCCCTCGACATGGGTACCGGGTTCGACTGCTTCGACACGCTGTCGCACACCGACGACCCGCGGATCGGCGGCGTCCAGCGTGCCAACCGTGACCTGCTGCGCAATGCGCTGACCGAGGTCGGGTTCGTCAATCTGCCCGAGGAGTGGTGGCATTTCACGCACAAGCCCGAGCTGTTCCCCGACACCTTCTTCGACTTTCCGGTGGCGCGACGGTCCCTGACCGGGAAGTAG
- a CDS encoding glycoside hydrolase family 31 protein, with protein MDGRDLVRSVKVVKAVKAIGVIGAAQGLRTVRSAWRRRRADSAGLPARGAERARVPGPVTGVEPGPGGGVVRFAQSELRVSVTGGGAVFWGWDGAGPAPSYALVDQSPEPDPRAELEPDKDGGWRVVSERVMVVISRHGAVEVCTPGGVMLRRELPPRWWEPVGGGPARWVQRSEVASDARFFGLGGRARGPRLRDGEYRLWNTDPGGSFEPGDDPLYITMPVQLVVADAGTHLVFHDNTWDGTVTLREGEEGAGSGHDRAGGSELRMDGGPLRCWVVVGTPPRVLQAWTALTGAPAVPPAWALGHHHARWGFGSEKEVRRIVAGYKERELPLDAVHLDIDHYDDHQVFTVDRQAYPALPRLAADLGEDGVRLVSIVDPAVKGEQGNAVYDSGRAVDAFVRDARGRQVRGVVWPGESVYPDFTAAKVRTWWGGLYEERLGQGFAGFWHDMNEPVSFAAFGEPTLPRSARHDLEGRGGDHREAHNVYGLCMARAGYEGVRRLRPDERPFQFSRSGWAGMQRYGGTWSGDVATGWPGLRASLALVMGLGLCGVPYSGPDVGGFDGSPSPELYLRWFQLGAYLPLFRTHASLRAGRREPWEFGPEVLEHARVALDERRRLGPYLMTLAHLAHRTGAPYVRPLWWCAPEDRALRDCEDAFLLGDALLVAPVLERGSDRRAVRLPRGRWYDTVTGQAYEGPGQVLLDAPLSRIPVLARAGAVLPVRGADGGVELEVWAPARGRTGSGLVVRDGGDGWEVPPVERYTSRWHEGRVVVERDQEGAEGVAVGVEVPVAVRGLGA; from the coding sequence ATGGACGGTCGTGACCTGGTGCGTTCGGTGAAGGTGGTTAAGGCCGTGAAGGCGATCGGCGTGATCGGAGCGGCTCAGGGGCTGCGGACCGTGCGTTCGGCATGGCGCAGGCGGCGGGCGGACTCGGCGGGGCTGCCCGCGCGGGGTGCCGAACGGGCCCGTGTGCCGGGGCCGGTGACGGGGGTCGAGCCGGGGCCCGGCGGTGGAGTGGTGCGCTTCGCGCAGTCCGAGCTGCGGGTGTCGGTCACCGGGGGCGGTGCGGTGTTCTGGGGCTGGGACGGGGCCGGGCCCGCGCCCTCCTACGCGCTGGTCGACCAGAGTCCCGAGCCCGATCCGCGGGCCGAGCTGGAGCCGGACAAGGACGGCGGCTGGCGGGTGGTGTCCGAGCGGGTGATGGTCGTGATCTCGCGGCACGGCGCGGTGGAGGTGTGTACGCCCGGTGGTGTGATGCTGCGGCGCGAACTGCCGCCGCGCTGGTGGGAGCCGGTCGGCGGGGGTCCCGCGAGGTGGGTGCAGCGGTCCGAAGTGGCCTCTGACGCGCGGTTCTTCGGGCTCGGTGGGCGGGCGCGGGGGCCGAGGCTGCGGGACGGCGAGTACCGGTTGTGGAACACCGATCCGGGCGGTTCCTTCGAGCCCGGGGACGACCCGCTGTACATCACCATGCCGGTGCAGCTGGTAGTGGCCGACGCGGGCACCCATCTGGTGTTCCACGACAACACCTGGGACGGGACGGTGACGCTGCGCGAGGGCGAGGAGGGTGCCGGGTCGGGGCACGACCGGGCGGGCGGCAGCGAGCTGCGGATGGACGGCGGGCCGCTGCGGTGCTGGGTCGTGGTGGGGACTCCTCCGCGCGTGCTGCAGGCCTGGACGGCGCTGACGGGGGCGCCGGCGGTGCCGCCCGCGTGGGCGCTCGGTCACCATCACGCGCGGTGGGGATTCGGCAGCGAGAAGGAGGTCCGGCGGATCGTCGCCGGCTACAAGGAGCGTGAACTGCCGCTGGATGCGGTGCATCTGGACATCGATCACTACGACGACCACCAGGTGTTCACCGTCGATCGCCAGGCCTATCCGGCGCTGCCGCGGCTGGCGGCCGATCTGGGCGAGGACGGAGTGCGCCTCGTGTCGATCGTCGATCCTGCGGTCAAGGGTGAGCAGGGCAATGCTGTGTATGACTCCGGGCGGGCGGTCGACGCGTTCGTGCGGGATGCGCGCGGGCGGCAGGTGCGGGGCGTGGTGTGGCCCGGGGAGTCCGTCTATCCGGACTTCACCGCGGCGAAGGTGCGCACGTGGTGGGGCGGGCTGTACGAGGAGCGGCTCGGGCAGGGCTTCGCCGGGTTCTGGCACGACATGAACGAGCCGGTGTCGTTCGCGGCCTTCGGGGAGCCGACGCTGCCCCGTTCCGCGCGGCACGATCTGGAAGGGCGCGGGGGTGATCATCGCGAGGCGCACAACGTGTACGGGCTGTGCATGGCGCGGGCCGGGTACGAGGGGGTGCGCCGGCTGCGCCCCGACGAGCGGCCCTTTCAGTTCTCGCGCTCCGGGTGGGCCGGGATGCAGCGCTACGGCGGGACCTGGTCCGGTGACGTGGCGACCGGCTGGCCGGGCCTGCGGGCCTCGCTGGCGCTGGTGATGGGGCTCGGGCTGTGCGGGGTGCCGTACTCGGGGCCCGATGTGGGCGGGTTCGACGGGAGTCCGTCGCCCGAGCTGTATCTGCGCTGGTTCCAACTGGGCGCCTACTTGCCGCTGTTCCGCACCCATGCCTCGCTGCGGGCCGGGCGCAGGGAGCCGTGGGAGTTCGGCCCCGAAGTGCTCGAGCACGCGCGCGTGGCGCTCGACGAGCGGCGCCGGCTGGGGCCGTATCTGATGACGCTGGCCCATCTGGCGCACCGGACCGGCGCCCCGTACGTACGTCCCCTGTGGTGGTGCGCGCCGGAGGACCGGGCGCTGCGGGACTGCGAGGACGCCTTCCTGTTGGGCGATGCGCTTCTGGTGGCCCCGGTCCTGGAGCGTGGCTCCGACCGGCGGGCGGTGCGGCTGCCTCGGGGGCGCTGGTACGACACGGTGACGGGGCAGGCGTACGAGGGTCCTGGGCAGGTCCTGTTGGATGCGCCGCTGTCCCGCATTCCGGTGCTCGCCCGCGCGGGGGCCGTACTGCCGGTGCGGGGTGCGGACGGCGGGGTCGAGCTGGAGGTGTGGGCGCCCGCGCGGGGGCGTACCGGCTCGGGGCTCGTGGTGCGGGACGGCGGGGACGGGTGGGAGGTGCCGCCCGTCGAGCGGTACACCTCGCGGTGGCACGAGGGCCGGGTCGTGGTCGAGCGGGACCAGGAAGGGGCGGAAGGCGTGGCCGTCGGGGTCGAGGTGCCGGTGGCCGTGCGCGGGCTCGGTGCGTGA
- a CDS encoding acetoacetate--CoA ligase, producing the protein MSTAAPQPLWQPDDARIAAAQITRFQAWAAERYGAPADGGYEALHRWSVTELDTFWEAVVAWFDIRFSSPYEHVLGDRSMPGTQWFQGATVNYAEHALRTAADRPDEPALLYVDESQEPQPVTWSELRNQVGSLAAELRTLGVRPGDRVSGYLPNIPQSVVALLATAAVGAVWTSCAPDFGARSVLDRFQQVEPVVLFTVDGYRYGGKEHDRRDTVAELRAELPTLRAVVHIPLLGTEAPEGALEWSALTSSATDPVFEQVPFDHPLWVLYSSGTTGLPKAIVQSQGGILLEHFKQLGLHCDLGPEDRFFWYTSTGWMMWNFLVSGLLTGTTVILYDGSPGYPDTGAQWRIAERTGATLFGTSAAYVMACRKADVHPARDFDLSRIQCVATTGSPLPPDGFRWLHDEVRDDLWIASVSGGTDVCSCFAGAVPTLPVYVGELQAPCLGTDLQSWDPQGKPLTDEVGELVVTNPMPSMPIHFWNDPDGARYHDSYFDTYPGVWRHGDWITLTSRGSVVIHGRSDSTLNRQGVRMGSADIYEAVERLPEIRESLVIGIEQPDGGYWMPLFVHLAPGAVLDDALRTRIKQAIREQLSPRHVPDEIIEAPGVPHTLTGKRIEVPVKRLLQGTPLEKAVNPGSVDNLELLRFYAEIARERS; encoded by the coding sequence GTGTCCACCGCCGCACCGCAGCCCCTGTGGCAGCCCGACGACGCCCGCATCGCCGCCGCGCAGATCACCCGCTTCCAGGCCTGGGCGGCCGAGCGGTACGGCGCCCCCGCCGACGGCGGCTACGAGGCCCTGCACCGCTGGTCCGTGACCGAGCTCGACACCTTCTGGGAAGCGGTCGTCGCCTGGTTCGACATCCGCTTCTCCAGCCCGTACGAGCACGTCCTCGGCGACCGCTCCATGCCGGGCACCCAATGGTTCCAGGGCGCCACCGTCAACTACGCCGAGCACGCCCTGCGCACCGCGGCCGACCGCCCCGACGAGCCGGCCCTCCTGTACGTCGACGAGTCCCAGGAGCCACAGCCCGTCACCTGGTCAGAGCTCCGCAACCAGGTCGGCTCCCTCGCCGCCGAGCTCCGCACGCTCGGCGTCCGCCCCGGCGACCGCGTCAGCGGCTACCTCCCCAACATCCCCCAGTCCGTCGTCGCCCTCCTCGCCACCGCCGCCGTCGGCGCCGTCTGGACCTCCTGCGCCCCCGACTTCGGCGCCCGCAGCGTCCTGGACCGCTTCCAGCAGGTCGAGCCGGTCGTCCTCTTCACCGTCGACGGCTACCGCTACGGCGGAAAGGAACACGACCGCCGCGACACCGTCGCCGAACTCCGCGCCGAACTCCCCACCCTGCGCGCGGTGGTCCACATCCCGCTCCTCGGTACGGAGGCTCCCGAAGGCGCCCTGGAGTGGTCCGCCCTCACGTCCTCCGCCACCGACCCGGTCTTCGAGCAGGTGCCCTTCGACCACCCCCTGTGGGTCCTCTACTCCTCCGGCACCACCGGCCTGCCCAAGGCCATCGTGCAGTCGCAGGGCGGCATCCTCCTGGAGCACTTCAAACAGCTCGGCCTGCACTGCGACCTGGGGCCCGAGGACCGCTTCTTCTGGTACACCTCCACCGGCTGGATGATGTGGAACTTCCTCGTCTCCGGCCTCCTCACGGGCACCACCGTGATCCTGTACGACGGCAGCCCCGGCTACCCGGACACCGGCGCCCAGTGGCGCATCGCCGAACGCACCGGCGCCACCCTCTTCGGCACCTCCGCCGCGTACGTCATGGCCTGCCGCAAGGCCGACGTGCACCCCGCGCGGGACTTCGACCTCTCCCGCATCCAGTGCGTGGCCACCACCGGCTCTCCGCTCCCGCCCGACGGCTTCCGCTGGCTGCACGACGAGGTCCGCGACGACCTCTGGATCGCCTCGGTCAGCGGCGGCACCGACGTCTGCTCCTGCTTCGCCGGAGCCGTCCCGACGCTTCCGGTGTACGTCGGTGAACTCCAGGCCCCCTGCCTCGGCACCGACCTCCAGTCCTGGGACCCCCAGGGCAAGCCCCTCACCGACGAGGTCGGCGAGCTCGTCGTCACCAACCCCATGCCGTCCATGCCGATCCACTTCTGGAACGACCCCGACGGCGCCCGCTACCACGACAGCTACTTCGACACCTACCCCGGCGTCTGGCGGCACGGCGACTGGATCACCCTCACCTCACGCGGCTCCGTCGTCATCCACGGACGCTCGGACTCCACGCTCAACCGCCAGGGCGTGCGCATGGGCTCGGCCGACATCTACGAGGCCGTCGAACGCCTCCCCGAAATCCGCGAATCCCTCGTCATCGGCATCGAACAACCCGACGGCGGCTACTGGATGCCCCTGTTCGTCCACCTCGCCCCCGGCGCGGTCCTCGACGACGCCCTGCGCACCCGCATCAAGCAGGCGATCCGCGAACAACTCTCCCCACGCCACGTCCCCGACGAGATCATCGAGGCCCCCGGCGTCCCGCACACCCTCACCGGCAAGCGCATCGAGGTCCCGGTCAAGCGCCTCCTGCAGGGCACCCCGCTGGAGAAGGCCGTGAACCCGGGCTCGGTCGACAACCTCGAACTGCTGCGCTTCTACGCCGAGATCGCCCGCGAACGCTCCTGA
- a CDS encoding GGDEF domain-containing protein — MPAWTDSLRFAFQPVVNLTTGTVAALEILARPEHGDILAEARRDPELDGALAAFAVRSAARQETLLPLHVNVHAGTAADLGGLAALRDAVKEAGRLPWEVTVDLGPPFTHVPHRALLEAVEALRGEGFRICADGVGDGDLPLRLLVDLAPELVKLDASLLTRLPAVHAMRALCEQAGALLCVEGVETERECAAARVAGAQLAQGDLFAPPARRPVVDVYVPASDAARTSASRSGPAVRQFVRPAALLPVGASAGQVRDLLMGPAEVSGVLLIDAAGVPVRAVDRDRFLLSLSGRYGHALYADRPAAKLADGPRTVGVDATAWEVLDVLADGERSRTGDDVAVVDRDGRCVGVVRLADLVRALAESRVEEAAGLNPLTRLPGSDAITGEVDQWIAEGRHFALSWLDVDRFKQVNDVAGFAAGDELIRGVGEALRRAASGVTRVGHIGGDDFLVLAEPAGLDPLAGAVLDAPWSAGGRPVSLSLATVDCPPGSVSDHRQAAAWLAPLKQAAKSLPGDSWVLGRAGMPGHQIRRGSGGAPAGAGCGAAGHGTG, encoded by the coding sequence GTGCCTGCCTGGACGGACTCTCTCCGCTTCGCCTTCCAACCGGTCGTCAATCTGACGACCGGGACCGTGGCAGCGCTGGAGATACTCGCCCGTCCCGAGCACGGCGACATCCTCGCCGAGGCCCGGCGCGACCCCGAACTCGACGGCGCGCTCGCGGCGTTCGCGGTGCGGTCGGCCGCCCGGCAGGAGACGCTGCTGCCCCTGCACGTGAACGTCCACGCGGGAACTGCCGCCGATCTGGGCGGACTTGCCGCGCTGCGGGACGCGGTGAAGGAGGCGGGGCGACTGCCGTGGGAGGTGACCGTCGATCTCGGCCCGCCGTTCACCCACGTACCGCATCGAGCGCTTCTTGAAGCCGTCGAGGCGCTGCGGGGCGAGGGGTTCCGGATCTGTGCGGACGGGGTCGGGGACGGGGATCTGCCGCTCAGGCTCCTGGTGGATCTCGCGCCGGAGCTGGTCAAGCTCGATGCCTCGCTGCTGACGCGGCTGCCCGCCGTGCACGCGATGCGGGCGCTGTGCGAGCAGGCGGGGGCGCTGCTCTGCGTGGAGGGCGTGGAGACCGAGCGGGAGTGTGCGGCGGCGCGGGTGGCCGGGGCGCAGCTGGCCCAGGGGGATCTGTTCGCGCCGCCGGCGCGGCGGCCCGTGGTCGATGTGTACGTTCCCGCGTCCGATGCCGCGCGGACTTCCGCCTCCCGGTCGGGGCCCGCGGTGCGGCAGTTCGTCCGGCCGGCGGCGCTGCTCCCGGTGGGGGCCTCGGCCGGGCAGGTGCGGGATCTGCTCATGGGGCCCGCCGAGGTGTCGGGGGTGCTGCTCATCGATGCGGCGGGGGTGCCGGTGCGGGCGGTGGACCGGGACCGGTTTCTGCTGTCGCTGTCGGGGCGTTACGGGCATGCGCTGTACGCCGACCGGCCCGCGGCGAAGCTCGCCGACGGTCCGCGTACGGTCGGCGTCGATGCCACCGCGTGGGAGGTGCTCGACGTGCTGGCCGACGGGGAGCGCAGCCGTACGGGCGACGACGTGGCCGTCGTGGACCGGGACGGGCGGTGCGTGGGGGTGGTGCGGCTCGCCGATCTGGTGCGGGCGCTGGCCGAGAGCCGGGTGGAGGAGGCGGCCGGGCTCAATCCGCTGACCAGGCTGCCCGGTTCGGACGCGATCACCGGTGAGGTCGACCAATGGATCGCCGAGGGGCGGCACTTCGCGCTCAGCTGGCTGGACGTCGACCGGTTCAAGCAGGTCAACGACGTGGCGGGGTTCGCGGCCGGCGACGAGCTGATCCGGGGCGTGGGCGAGGCCCTGCGGCGGGCGGCGTCCGGGGTGACGCGGGTCGGGCACATCGGGGGCGACGACTTCCTGGTGCTCGCGGAGCCGGCGGGGCTCGATCCGCTGGCCGGGGCGGTGCTTGACGCTCCGTGGTCGGCGGGCGGGCGCCCGGTCAGTCTGTCGCTGGCCACGGTGGACTGTCCGCCGGGCAGTGTCAGTGATCACCGGCAGGCCGCGGCGTGGCTCGCGCCGCTCAAGCAGGCCGCGAAATCGCTGCCCGGGGACAGCTGGGTGCTGGGGCGCGCGGGGATGCCGGGCCACCAGATCAGGCGTGGTTCCGGGGGCGCGCCGGCCGGTGCCGGGTGTGGTGCGGCGGGGCACGGCACCGGTTAA
- a CDS encoding DUF962 domain-containing protein produces MERTFDSFEEFWPYYVAMHSKAATRWVHLTGTLTGLAVTVYGLARGRKRYAAALPLIGYGTAWPAHFFIEKNNPATFGHPAWSLRGDIQMIKMMLAGRDSELAEIAGKWLAENR; encoded by the coding sequence ATGGAGCGGACTTTCGATTCATTCGAGGAATTCTGGCCCTACTACGTCGCGATGCACTCCAAGGCCGCGACCCGCTGGGTCCATCTCACCGGCACCCTGACCGGTCTCGCCGTCACCGTCTACGGCCTGGCGCGCGGGCGCAAGCGCTATGCCGCCGCACTGCCGTTGATCGGGTACGGCACGGCCTGGCCCGCGCACTTCTTCATCGAGAAGAACAACCCGGCGACCTTCGGGCATCCGGCCTGGTCGCTGCGCGGCGACATCCAGATGATCAAGATGATGCTGGCCGGGCGCGACAGCGAGCTGGCCGAGATCGCCGGGAAGTGGCTCGCCGAGAACCGGTGA
- a CDS encoding lipid-transfer protein — protein MAQKVQDVAVLGAAMHPWGKWGRSFVEYGTKAARAALADAAVDWRDVQSIVGADTVRGGYPGYVAGATFAKALGWQGARVTSVYAACASGAQAINTARTQILSGLADVVLVVGADAAPKGFFRPAGGDRADDPDWLRFRVLGATNPAYFGLYARRRMALHGDTLEDFAQVKVKNAAAGALNPNARYRKTVTPDEVAASAVVADPLRLLDICATSDGAAALVLSSMDFARRHGAADPVRIRAVSTVTPTYPQTVLDLPDIATDSAVAVEPSGRTFRSSIAHAAYEEAGIGPEELSLAEVYDLSTALELQWYEDLGLCGEGEGAKLLREGATALGGRIPVNGSGGLASFGEAVPAQAIAQVCELTWQLRGTAGERQVAGARVGITANQGLFGHGSSVIAVR, from the coding sequence ATGGCCCAGAAAGTGCAGGACGTGGCGGTCCTCGGTGCGGCGATGCACCCCTGGGGCAAATGGGGGCGCAGTTTCGTCGAGTACGGCACCAAGGCGGCCCGTGCCGCGCTGGCCGACGCCGCGGTGGACTGGCGCGACGTGCAGTCGATCGTCGGGGCGGACACGGTGCGCGGCGGCTACCCGGGCTACGTCGCGGGCGCCACCTTCGCCAAGGCGCTCGGCTGGCAGGGCGCGCGGGTCACCAGCGTGTACGCGGCCTGTGCCTCCGGGGCGCAGGCCATCAACACCGCGCGTACGCAGATCCTTTCGGGACTCGCGGACGTGGTGCTCGTGGTGGGCGCGGACGCGGCGCCCAAGGGGTTCTTCCGGCCCGCGGGCGGCGATCGCGCCGACGATCCGGACTGGCTGCGCTTCCGGGTGCTCGGGGCCACCAACCCGGCGTACTTCGGGCTGTACGCGCGGCGGCGGATGGCGCTGCACGGCGACACCCTGGAGGACTTCGCGCAGGTCAAGGTGAAGAACGCGGCGGCCGGGGCGCTCAACCCCAACGCCCGCTACCGCAAGACGGTCACCCCGGACGAAGTCGCGGCCTCCGCGGTCGTGGCCGACCCGCTGCGGCTGCTCGACATCTGTGCGACCTCGGACGGCGCGGCCGCCCTGGTGCTGTCCAGCATGGACTTCGCGCGCCGGCACGGAGCGGCGGACCCGGTGCGGATCCGGGCCGTTTCGACCGTCACGCCGACCTATCCGCAGACCGTGCTCGACCTGCCGGACATCGCCACGGACTCGGCGGTCGCCGTGGAGCCTTCTGGGCGTACGTTCCGCTCGTCGATCGCGCACGCGGCGTACGAGGAGGCCGGGATCGGCCCCGAGGAGCTGTCACTTGCCGAGGTGTACGACCTGTCGACCGCGCTTGAGCTGCAGTGGTACGAGGACCTCGGGCTGTGCGGCGAGGGCGAGGGCGCCAAGCTGCTGCGCGAGGGGGCCACGGCGCTCGGCGGGCGGATCCCGGTCAACGGCAGTGGCGGGCTCGCGTCCTTCGGTGAGGCGGTGCCGGCCCAGGCCATTGCCCAAGTGTGCGAGCTGACCTGGCAGTTGCGCGGCACCGCGGGCGAACGGCAGGTGGCGGGGGCCCGGGTGGGGATCACCGCGAACCAGGGGCTGTTCGGGCACGGGTCGTCGGTCATCGCCGTACGGTGA
- a CDS encoding GNAT family N-acetyltransferase: MNSTTPSALIGTVIRRATAADAETLTSLMLKSSAYQGQYASILEGYAVTAEYMARHLVFVAADGAGRVLGFYSLVCEPAELDLAFVADDAQGLGVGRQLVEHMLGEARAAGLDGVRVVSHPPSEEFYRRLGARRTGTVPPAPPKVDWVRPELWFSV; this comes from the coding sequence ATGAACAGCACCACGCCCAGCGCACTGATCGGCACGGTCATCCGGCGTGCCACGGCCGCCGACGCCGAGACCCTGACCTCCCTCATGCTCAAGTCGAGCGCATATCAGGGGCAGTACGCCTCGATCCTGGAGGGCTACGCGGTCACGGCCGAGTACATGGCCCGGCATCTGGTCTTCGTCGCGGCGGACGGTGCCGGGCGGGTGCTCGGCTTCTACTCGCTGGTGTGCGAGCCGGCGGAGCTGGACCTGGCGTTCGTGGCCGACGACGCGCAAGGGCTGGGAGTCGGGCGGCAGTTGGTGGAGCACATGCTCGGCGAGGCGCGGGCCGCCGGCCTCGACGGGGTGCGCGTGGTGTCGCATCCCCCGTCGGAGGAGTTCTACCGGCGGCTCGGCGCGCGGCGGACCGGCACGGTGCCGCCTGCTCCGCCGAAGGTCGACTGGGTGCGGCCCGAGTTGTGGTTCAGCGTCTGA
- a CDS encoding Zn-ribbon domain-containing OB-fold protein has protein sequence MVADWFTEETGEGADFRLLGTRCADCGSVFFPREDTFCRNPGCAGSELAEVPLSRSGRVWSYTDGRYRPPSPYVSDPDQEWEPYALVAVELEAERMVVLGQGAPGVTTADLAVGMEVELVPGVLNEDAETTWTTWHWKPVSE, from the coding sequence GTGGTGGCCGATTGGTTCACCGAGGAGACGGGGGAAGGGGCCGATTTCCGGCTGCTCGGCACGCGGTGTGCCGACTGCGGGTCCGTCTTCTTCCCCCGCGAGGATACCTTCTGCCGCAACCCGGGATGCGCGGGCAGCGAGCTCGCCGAGGTCCCGCTGTCGCGCAGCGGCCGCGTCTGGTCGTACACCGACGGGCGCTATCGGCCGCCCTCGCCCTACGTCTCCGACCCGGACCAGGAGTGGGAGCCGTACGCCCTGGTCGCGGTGGAGCTCGAGGCCGAGCGCATGGTCGTGCTCGGTCAGGGAGCCCCCGGCGTCACGACGGCGGACCTCGCGGTCGGCATGGAGGTCGAGCTCGTCCCCGGTGTGCTCAACGAGGATGCCGAGACCACCTGGACGACCTGGCACTGGAAGCCGGTGAGTGAGTGA
- a CDS encoding MIP/aquaporin family protein, whose product MSNGDIFVGELIGTAILILFGAGVCAAVTLNFSKAKAAGWVVIAFGWGFGVLAGAYTAAPLSGGHLNPAVTVGVAVDTGEWSKVPLYILGQMVGAILGAVLAWLVYYAQFQANKDTETALPTLGIFSTGPEIRNPVANLMTEVIATIGLVLPILAFGKNDGISIGQIQGQDAGIYGSGISILLVSLLVVGIGLSLGGPTGYAINPARDLGPRIAHALLPIPNKGGSDWGYAYVPVVGPLVGGLLAGLIFNAAF is encoded by the coding sequence ATGAGCAATGGGGACATTTTCGTCGGTGAGCTGATCGGCACCGCCATTCTGATTCTGTTCGGCGCCGGCGTGTGCGCCGCCGTCACTCTCAACTTCTCGAAGGCGAAAGCCGCCGGGTGGGTCGTCATCGCCTTCGGCTGGGGCTTCGGCGTGCTGGCTGGCGCCTACACCGCCGCGCCGCTGTCCGGCGGGCACCTCAACCCGGCGGTGACGGTCGGCGTCGCCGTGGACACCGGGGAATGGAGCAAGGTACCGCTCTACATCCTGGGCCAGATGGTGGGCGCCATCCTCGGTGCCGTGCTGGCCTGGCTGGTCTACTACGCGCAGTTCCAGGCCAACAAGGACACGGAGACCGCGCTGCCCACCCTCGGCATCTTCTCCACCGGTCCGGAGATCCGGAACCCGGTGGCCAACCTGATGACCGAGGTCATCGCGACGATCGGGCTCGTCCTGCCGATCCTGGCCTTCGGCAAGAACGACGGCATCAGCATCGGCCAGATCCAGGGCCAGGACGCCGGAATCTACGGCTCCGGCATCTCCATCCTGCTGGTCTCGCTACTCGTCGTCGGCATCGGCCTCTCGCTCGGCGGACCCACGGGCTACGCCATCAACCCGGCCCGCGACCTGGGCCCGCGCATCGCCCACGCCCTGCTGCCCATCCCCAACAAGGGCGGTTCCGACTGGGGTTACGCCTATGTGCCGGTGGTCGGACCGCTCGTCGGCGGCCTCCTGGCGGGCCTCATCTTCAACGCAGCCTTCTGA